The sequence ATCAGGTCGATGAAGTTCTCTCGAATTATAATATGGGTTTCATTACTAACAATGAAAGATACAATCAGATTATTGATATTTGGACACATACAAATGCTCGACTAACAAAAACACTTATGTCGCGTTTATCTACAGATAAACAAGGATTTAACTCTGTTTATATGATGTTAGATTCTGGCGCAAGGGGTTCGAAAGAGCAAATTCGTCAGCTTTCCGGAATGAGGGGACTGATGGCGAAACCACAAAAATCTGGAGCAACAGGTTCAGAAATTATTGAAAATCCAATTTTAGCGAACTTTAAGGAAGGTCTATCAGTATTAGAATATTTTATTTCTACTCACGGTGCAAGAAAAGGTTTGGCTGATACGGCTTTGAAAACTGCCGATGCAGGATATTTGACAAGACGATTGGTTGACGTATCACAAGATGTGATTATTCAGGATACCGATTGTGGAACACTTCGTGGGCTGAATGCAACAGCATTGAAAAATAATGAAGAAATAGTTGAATCTTTATACGAAAGAATTCTTGGTAGATCAACAGTTCACGATGTTTTTAATCCATTGACCAACGAAAAAATTGTTGATGCAGGTATTCAAATTACTGAAGAAATTGCAAAATTGATAGAAGATTCTCCTGTTGAGCAAGTCGAAATTCGTTCGGTTTTAACTTGTGAATCCAAAAAAGGAGTTTGTGCAAAATGTTACGGAAGAAATCTGGCAACAGGACGCATGGTTCAGAGGGGCGAAGCAGTTGGAGTAATAGCTGCTCAATCTATTGGAGAACCCGGAACTCAGCTAACACTTAGAACATTCCACGTTGGTGGTACAGCCTCGAATATTACAACTGAATCTAGCATTATTTCTCGCTTCGATGGAATAGCAGACATAGACGAACTCAGAACAGTTGAATATGTTGACGATGAAGAGAACAAATTTGATATAGTGATTGGACGATTGGCAGAGCTTAGAATTATTGATAAAACTACAAATGTAGTTCTCTCAACGCATTTCATACCATATGGATCCAAAATGTTTATCAAGAATGGTGCAACTGTCAAAAAAGATGAAGTAATCTGTGAATGGGATCCATACAATGCGGTTATTATTTCTGAAGCTTCTGGTTTTGTCGATTTCGAACATATGATCGAAGGCATAACCTATAAAGTAGAATCGGACGAACAAACTGGTCTGAAAGAGAAAGTTGTTGTTGAAACAAGAGATAGGACTAAAAATCCAAGTGTAAATATTGTTTCTGAGGATGGTGAAATATTGAAATCGTACAACTTGCCGGTTGGTGCCCACGTAATTGTTGAGGAAAGAGATGCAGTTAGGAGTGGTCAGATTTTAGTAAAACTTCCGCGAGCTACAGGAAAATCTGGTGATATCACAGGTGGACTTCCAAGAGTTACGGAATTATTCGAAGCAAGAAATCCATCAAATCCAGCGGTAGTTTCCGAAATTGATGGAGAGGTTGCATTTGGAAAAATCAAACGAGGAAATAGAGAAACTATAGTTACATCAAAAACAGGAGAAGTCAAGAAATATCTCGTCTCGCTTTCTAAACAAATTTTAGTTCAAGCAAACGATTATGTAAAAGCCGGAACTCCACTATCTGATGGAGCAATAACTCCGGCAGATATACTTGCGATTAAAGGTCCAACAAAAGTTCAGGAATATATTGTAAATGAAGTTCAAGAAGTGTATCGTTTGCAAGGTGTAAAAATTAATGACAAACATTTCGAGGTTATTGTTCGCCAGATGATGCGTAAAGTAAATATTGTTGATCCTGGTGATACAAAATTCCTTGAAAAACAAATCGTTGATAAATGGGCTTTCCAGGAAGAAAATGACGATATTTACGGTAAAAAAGTTATATCCGATCCGGGAGATTCTATTCTATTTAAATCTGGTCAAATAATTTCGGCAAGAAAACTTCGGGATGAAAATTCAATTCTTCGTCGAAAAGATTTAAAATTGATTGAATCTCGCGATGTTGTACCTGCTACTGCCAGTCAGGTTTTGCAAGGAATTACTCGGGCTGCACTTCAAACAAAAAGTTTTATGTCGGCAGCCTCCTTCCAGGAAACTACAAAAGTTCTGAACGAAGCAGCAATCCGCGGTAAAGTTGATGATTTGGAAGGTTTGAAAGAAAATGTAATTTGTGGACATTTGATTCCTGCAGGTACTGGTGTAAGAGAATACAACGATATAATTGTAGGTTCTATGGAACAGTATGAAAGTTTACTCGGTCATGCCAAACAAGGTGATGAAGACGAACCTGAAGAAGATATCATTGAATAGTAAACATGTTTTAAATTTTAGATATTGAAATTATGAGCGATAAAAATAAACCATTACCAAACCAAATAAATATTGAGTTAAGTGATGAAGTGGCACAGGGTACATATTCAAATTTAGCTGTAATTACTCATTCAGCATCAGAATTTGTAGTTGATTTTGTGAGAATAATGCCTGGAATTCCTAAAGCAAAAGTTAAGTCCAGAATAGTTCTTAGTCCTGAAAATGCGAAACGATTAATGCTCGCTCTAAACGAAAATGTTAAGAAATTTGAATCGATACATGGCCCCATAAAAGAGGTCAAACAGGGCGGTCCAGCAATGCCGATGAATTTTGGCGGTCCTACTGCACAAGCATAAATATTTTAAAAAGTCTCAACATTTGCTGAGACTTTTTTAATTTTTACCATGATTAGTTTAAACAATGTAAATATTTATTATCGGAATAAATATCTATTATGATTAAGTTTCTGACATATGTATTTTTCTTATTTATGTTTTTTTATTTAATGAAACATGTAGGAAGGTTATTGTTTCCTTTTCTAATGAAGCGATTTGTGAAAAAAATGACTAATTCTTTTCCAAATCAAGCTTCACAAGCAGAACAAAAAAGAAAAGGAGAAGTAACAATAGATCATAAACCAAAATCTGCAAAAAAAGTAAATAAGGACGAAGGCGATTACATTGATTATGAAGATATAAAGGAATAAAATTAATAATCTATAAAACTAAAAAAGTCCGGCAAAAATTTGTCGGACTTTTTTTAATGCAATTATTTCGGTTAAAACTATTTTCAGCACAAATTTTTGTTTAGGCTTTGCTACGAAATAAGTTGATCAAAGTAAGCGAAGTTATTTTGTGCAATAACAAGGCAATAACATAGGCAGCCATTAGCTACGGCGAGTATTTTTAAGGAAGTTTGCGTGCAAAATAGCAGCTTGAATGGGCAAGCTATTTCTTAGCAATGTCTTAGTTATATTTCTTTATCTAAGCAATTTGCTGGGATTTGAAAAATCAGATTCTGTTAAAGCCACGAATTTCTGTTTAATAATCCGTGGCTATTAGAACTGTTTATTTTCGTTTACAGGGTATCAAGGCAATTTAGATCTTCAAAAGCTAATTTAAGACGCTCAACCATAGATTTTTCTCCTTCGCGAACCCAAGCTCGTGGATCGTACTTTTTCTTGTTGGGTTTATCAGCACCGTCAGGATTGCCAATCTGGGCCTGAAGATAATCGTGGTTTTTATTTTCGTACTGACGCACACCATCCCAAAATGCCCACTGAGTATCTGTATCAATGTTCATTTTTATAACACCATAACTTATTGCTTCACGAATTTCTTTACGGCTGGAACCTGATCCTCCATGGAAAACAAAGTTTACTTCGTTATGATTTGTGTTATATTTTTCCTGAATATATTCCTGTGAGTTCTTTAAAATTTTTGGAGTAAGCTTTACGTTTCCAGGCTTATAAACTCCATGAACATTACCAAAACTTGCTGCAATGGTAAACCTGTTGCTAACTTTGCTTAACTCTTCATATGCATATGCTACTTCAGATGGTTGGGTATAGAGCAGTGCATTATCCACTTCAGTATTATCAACGCCGTCTTCTTCACCACCTGTAACACCTAATTCTATCTCTAAAGTCATACCGATTTTATCCATCCGTCTAAGGTATTCTTTACAAATTGCAATATTCTCTTCGATTGGTTCTTCTGAAAGATCTAGCATATGAGAGCTGAACAGTGGTTTGCCATATTCGGCAAAGTGTTTCTCTCCAGCTTCCAACAATCCATCTATCCAGGGTAGGAGTTTCTTTGCTGCATGATCGGTATGAAGAATTACAGGTACATTATAAGCTTCAGCTATAACATGACAATGTTTGGCAAAAGCAATTCCACCAAAAATGGCAGCTTTTTGATTTTCGTTGTTCATTCCTTTGCCGGCAAAAAATACAGCACCGCCATTTGATACTTGTATAAAAACAGGTGAGTTTACTTCACGTGCTGCTTCCATTACTGCATTGGCTGAATGTGAGCCTATTACATTTACAGCGGGTAGTGCAAATTTATTTTCTTTAGCAATTTTGAAAACTTCCTGAACATCATTTCCGGTAATCACGCCAGCTTTTACTTTATTAAATATTTTATTCATAATATTAAGTATTTTAGATAATTTCCATATTTGCTACAAAATTAAAAAAAGTTTGGAGTTTTTATATTCCTATTGAAAATTATTATTAGGAATTTATTTGTTGTAGCAATTGTATCATAAATATATATCTACTTCATAAAGTATGAAATTTATAAGTATTCTGTAACTACTCAGCACTTATTAATATTATGAAAACAAGTCTGATAGGACTTGATTGTTATTCAGTCCTTATGAAATGCGGGTTGCTCAGCAATTTGTAGAATAAGCCTGAAGGAGTTGAATTTCAGGGAATTGAACTCCTTCAAAGTTCTACTCGTCTTATATCATTAATTCAGTAGCTTGCACCTATTACTATTGATATTCAATTCCTTAAAGGATTGTTATTGATTAGTTAAAATTATTTTGCGGAGAGGGGGGGATTCGAACCCCCGGTACCCTTCACGAGTACGGCAGTTTAGCAAACTGCTGGATTAAGCCACTCTCCCACCTCTCCAATAAAGTTCGGCAAAGATAGAAAAATCATTTTTTCGTAACAAAAATATTTTTAAAATTTATTTACTTTTGTTCGGTTCATAAAATTAATAAAAATAGAATGAAGATTTCTTATAATTGGGTAAAGCAATATGCTGATATTGAGTTAGATGTTGAAAGTGTTTCGGAAATTTTGACCGATACTGGGTTGGAAGTTGAAGGAATAGAAAAATTTCAATCGATAAAAGGTGGGCTAGAAGGCATAGTCATAGGTGAAGTAAAAACCTGCTTCAAACATCCTGATGCTGATAAACTTAGCCTAACTACGGTAGATATTGGAAAAGATAATTTGCTGAATATTGTTTGTGGAGCACCAAATGTTGCTGCCGGACAAAAAGTTGTGGTTGCAGGAATTGGAACTACATTATTTATCGGCGATGATCAGATAAAACTAAAAAAGAATAAAATCAGAGGACAAATTTCTGAGGGCATGATTTGTGCCGAAGATGAAATTGGACTTGGAACTTCACATGATGGAATTTTGGTTTTAGACGAAAATGCTAAAGTAGGAGAATTAGCAAAAAATTATTTCAAAATTGAAAATGACACAATATTTGAAATCGGACTCACTCCAAACAGAATTGATGGAGCTTCGCACTATGGAACAGCTCGAGATATTGTTGCTTTTCTGAAACAAACTCGCAAAATTGATCTTGTAAAACCATCTGTTGAGAATTTTAAAATAGACAACCGGAATTCAAAAATTGAAGTTTTTGTTGAAAATCAGGGGGCTTGTCCGCGATATTCTGGCATAACTATCTCAGGACTTGATGTAAGAGAATCGCCCGATTGGTTGAAAAATCGATTGCTTTCAGTAAATCAGAAACCCATAAATAGTGTTGTTGATATTACGAATTATGTAATGCTCGAAACCGGGCAACCTCTCCATGCTTTCGATGCCGAAAAAATTTCAGGAAACAAAGTAATTGTTAAAACTCTTCCGAATAAAGCCAAATTTACAACTTTAGACGAAACCGAAAGAGAACTTTCTGAGCAAGACTTAATGATTTGTAACGAAGAGCTGGGAATGTGCATTGCCGGAGTTTTTGGTGGAATTGACTCTGGAGTTACTGAAAAAACAAGAGATATTTTCCTCGAAAGTGCACATTTTAATCCAGCATTTGTCAGAAGAACTTCAAAGCTTCATAATTTAAATACCGATTCTTCTTTCAGATTTGAACGAGGCTCCGATCCAAATAATACTATTTATGCACTTAAACGTGCCGCACTTTTAATTAAAGAATTAGCCGGAGGAAAAATTAGCTCCGATATTATTGACATTTACCCTGAAAAAATTGAGCCTATCCAACTGAAAATTACATATTTCAATATATGGAGACTTATAGGAAAATCTATTCAGAAAAATGAGATAAAGAAAATTCTTGAATCGCTTGACATAAATATTCTTAGCGAAAATGAAGAAGAATTAAATATTGAAATTCCTACTTATAGGGTTGATGTTCAGCGAGAAGCAGATGTTGTTGAAGAAATATTGAGAATATACGGTTATAATAATATCGAAATCTCAAATCATGTAAATTCTTCACTGCAATTTGCTCAAAAACCTGACAAAGAGAATATTAATAACAAAGTAGCCGAATTTTTGGTAAGCAACGGATTTAACGAAATGATGGCAAATTCGCTCACAAAAAAGGATTACTATGAAAATATAGAAAATTTTGATAGTTCAAAAAATGTTAATATTTCAAATCCTTTGAGTCGAGATTTAAATACTATGCGAAGATCTTTGTTGTTCGGTGGACTTGAGGCAATTGCATACAATTCTAACAGGAAAAAATTCGATCAAAATTTATTCGAATTTGGTTTTTGTTATTCAAAAATTTCCGATAATTTTAATGAAGAAATTAAAAAACAATTTCTCGAAGAAGAACATCTTGCACTGTTTCTTTCCGGAAATAAGACAATGGCAAGTTGGAATTTGAAAGTTGAGCCAACAAATATATTTTATCTAAAAGGCTATGTTGAAGGGATTTTGGCAAAAATTGGTATAAATATCAATGCTATAAATATTGAAGAAATCAACAATCAATTTTTCAATTCTGGGCTGAACTATTCTTATCAAAAAAAGTCAATTGTTGAATTCGGTGTGGTTTCAAAAAAACTACAGAAAAAATTTGATTTAGAAAATGAAGTATTTTATGCCGATTTTCATTGGAATAATATTATTTCATCAATAGGAAAAAATAAAATTCTATTTACCGAAATTCCAAAATATCCTGAAGTTAAAAGAGATTTGGCATTATTGATAGATAAAAATATCAAATTTGAACAAATAAAAAATCTTGCCTACAAAACTGAAAGAAAACTTTTGCAAAATGTTTCGCTTTTCGATGTTTACGAAGGCAAACAAATTGCTGACAATAAAAAATCATATGCAATTAGTTTCATTCTGCAAGATATGTACAAAACGCTAACTGACAAGCAAATAGATAAAATTATGAAAAAATTCATTTTTGCTTTCAAGAATGAATTTGATGCTGAAATTAGATAAGGACCGAACTTTTTAAAAAGACAGGATAAGTTGTGCATATTATTTATCAATAGTTAAATTTACAAAATGGAACTTGAAAAAATATACAATGAGGATTGTTTAATTACAATGCGCAATATTCCGGACAACTTCATTGATTTTATAATAACATCGCCACCTTACGACGATATTAGAAATTATAATGGTTATAAATTTGAATTTGAGAAAATAGCATGTGAATTATTCAGAGTATTAAAAAATGGGGGAATAATTGTTTGGGTTGTTGCAGATGCAACAATTGCAGGAAGTGAGTCGGGAACATCATTCAAACAAGCATTGTATTTCAAAGAAATTGGCTTCAGGCTTCACGACACTATGATTTATTATAAGAATAACCCAATGCCACAAACAGGAAAAAGGTATCATCAACACTTTGAATATATGTTTGTATTATCAAAAGGAAGTCCAAAAACATTTAATCCATTGACTGAACCAACAAAATATCAGGGACTTGCCAATATGAAAAACAGAGGGCAAAAAGGTTCCTTAAACTATGAAAAAGTTGAACGGACAACTGAAAAAAAAGTTGGTAATGTGTTTTTTTATTCGATAGGTGGTGGAATTTCAACCAAAGACAAGATAGCATATAATCATCCTGCAATATTTCCCGAAAAATTGGTAGCTGACCAGATTAATACATGGACTAATGAATCAGAGCTTATATATGATCCATTTATGGGAAGTGGAACAACTGCAAAAATTGCACATATATTAAATAGAAGGTGGATAGGTTCTGAAATTTCTAAAACATATGTAGAAATTGCTGAAAAGAGATTAAAATTGCATACGATGAATAACTTGTTTACAGAGAAATAACATGGATTTAGTTGAAAAAGGTTCACAAACTGCAAAGAACGGTTTCAGAAATGAAGACGATATTGTGAAAAAGTTTAACGAATGGGAAATTGATAAAGATGCTCAGAATTGGTTAATTTTGATGCAGTATGAACTTTCAGAAATTGAATTTGTTGAAGCTGTAAAAATTTCTGGATATAAAACTGATGTTCAAGTTCAAGTAATTATTAAATTGAAAAAAGCAATTGATGTTGAAAATATACAAGTTAAATTAGTAAGTAATTCGAAAGGATATAATCAAATAGATAAACGTTGGGTTGATAAATATGCAGAAATGTGGGATATTCCAAAGAATATTGTTTCTATTCTTAGAAGATATACTGGCGAAGAAAAGCCTACAATAAAAAGCCCAAAAGATAATCGAAGAATGTTTGCAACTGAATTTACCGAAAATGGAGCAAAATAATATAATTAGATGGTTGAATAAAAATCAATCATTAATCATATCTGACATATTAAAAGGACGTGGAAAATTTGCAGCTGAATGGATGTTAGTTGCTCAAAAAATTGAAAAGAATGCAAGGTGGATATTAAAACCTATGAACTTTTGTATGAATTTCTTTGGTAATGGAGAAATTGTGATTTCTACAAGAGGAAATTTCAAGATAGGAAGAATCACCATGCAAAGAAAAGGCGGTGATGGTGGCAGGGATACTGCTAAAATGCTGCAATTTAAAATAAATCCCGCTGAATTGTTTGATATTAAATAAAACACCAGCTCAAGTAAATTGATAAACTCTATCTTCACAATTTCCATATTTATGATATTTATTGCTTAGTGAAATTAAAATTATGACAAAAATAGTAGTTCTCGGAGCTGGTTTGGTGGGTGCACCAATAGCTTTTGATTTAGCAAAAGACAAAAATTTTAAAATAAGCATTGTAGATAAAGATGCAAAACCTTTAGAAAAGTTTGAGAATACCGCGATAAAAGCTATTTGCCGCGATTTATCGAATGCCGGTTCAGTGAAAGAAATAGTTAAAGATTTTGATTTTGTAGTAAGTGCAGTTCCCGGATTTATGGGATTTCAAACAATAAAAGCAGTTATTGAATCGAAAAAAAATGTTGTTGATATTGCATTTTTTCCTGAAGATCCATTTCTGCTCGATGAATTAGCAAAAAAAAATAATGTAATTGCGATTACCGATTGTGGTGTAGCTCCCGGTATGAGCAATATTTTAGTTGGACATGCTCATAATTTGTTAGACAAAACCGAAAATGTAGAAATTTACGTTGGAGGATTACCGCAGATTCGCCAAAAACCATTCGAATATAAAGCAGTTTTTTCGCCAATAGATGTAATTGAAGAATATACCCGACCTGCCCGTCTAATAGAGAATTTTCAAGTTGTAACAAAACCAGCATTGACCGAATGTGAATTGATGGATTTTTCAAAAATCGGCACACTTGAAGCTTTTAATAGTGATGGCTTACGCTCGCTGGCTTACACCATAGACGGAAAAAACATGAAAGAAAAAACTTTAAGATATCCTGGACATGTCGAAAAAATGAAATTGTTTAGAGAAACCGGTTTTTTCGATAAAAATGAAATTGAAATAAATGGGGTAAAAATTAGTCCTTTAGATTTCACTTCAAAAATACTTTTTCCAAAATGGAAATTGGAGAAAAACCAGCATGATATTACTGTTATGAAAATTCTTGTTGAAGGATATAAAAATGAAAAATATAAATCCTTCACATACGATTTGTTCGACAGATACGATTCTAAATCAGAAACACATTCTATGGCACGAACTACAGGATATACAGCGAGTTCTGCAATCAGAATGTTGATTAGTAACATTTACACTCAAGTGGGGATTACTGTTCCTGAGTTTCTTGGGAAAAATCAAAAATGTTACGAATTCATTATAGATGAGCTTGCCAAAAGGGGAATTCATTATATTGAAAAAATTGATTAAGAATTTGCCAAAATTACTGATATTATGATTGTTAGAATTATATCATTAATGTATTTTCCATAATTTCTAAAGATTCTTTAAATCTAAAACTATCAATTTTGTATGAGAACATATCTCCCAACAATAATAATTGTTCTTATAAATCTTTTGCTTGATTTATACGTTTTTAAAGGAATTAGAATACTTATAAAAAAAAGAATAATTAGAAAAACACCGAAAATTTCTATATACATATCTTATTGGTTTATAAGTTTTTTATATCTATTCTCTTTTTTGGTTTTGCTACCCGATACTCGCGAAATTGACAGTCGTCAGGAATATCATAAAATATTTACATTTATTGGTTTATGGGCATTGGTTTTTATTCCAAAAATTGCATTTACGATATTTCATTTTATCGAAGATATTTCAGAATTGATTAAGCGTTTAGTACAGAAAATCAGAAATATAGGAAATGTTTCTACCGATGAGTTACCTAAAATATCAAGAACAAAATTTATTTCTCAAATTGGAATTGTGTTTGCTTCCATTCATTTTTTTTCAATTTTATATGCTATCACTAAAGGTAGAAGTAACTATAAGATAAAAAACCAAAACCTATTTTTCAATAATTTGCCCTCAAATTTCGATGGTCTGAAAATTGTCCAAATCTCTGATTTCCATATCGGAAGTTTCTTTGGAAGCCCTGATGAGGTCGAAAAGGCGGTGAACATAATCAATGCACAAAATCCAGATTTAATTTTATTTACCGGGGATATGGTAAATAATTTTGCAAACGAAATGGAAGAATTTATCGATATTCTTCAAACCCTTGAAGCAAAATATGGAAAATATGCAATACTTGGCAATCACGATTATGGTAACTATATCGACTGGAAATCGAGTGATGAAAAAAATCAGAATCAAAAAGATTTGGTTGATAATTTCAAGAAAATAAATTTCAATTTATTGTTAAACCAAAACGATACGATAAAAATATATGATCAGGAAATTTCGATTATAGGAGTGGAAAATTGGGGTTTGCCACCATTTCCACAATATGGTAATTTGAAAAAAGCAGTGGAAGATGTCGAACCCGATAATTTCAAAATCCTATTGTCGCACGATCCAACTCATTGGGACGAACAGGTAGTTTCAAAAACAAATATAGACCTAACACTTTCAGGGCATACTCACGGAATGCAGATGGGAATTGATGTTTTGGGAATAAAATGGAGCCCTGTGAAATTTATTTATAAGCGATGGTCTGGTTTATATAATGAAAAAAACCAATATTTATATGTAAATATTGGTTTAGGATTTATTGCTTTTCCAGGGCGAATTGGAATGTTGCCGGAAATTACTGTGGTAGAACTTCATACAAAAGTCTAATCAAAATATCATAGAAATCTGTAAGCGAGAATTAGTAATAGTCTTCTTTCAGAGGATTCCAGTTTTTAGATGAATTTTATCTTTATTTCATTTATTGAAAAGTTGAAAATTCTGGATATGTTTTTTTTTAAGCCTTCATTTTAAATGATTAAAATCGCCGGTGCAAGCCATTTCTTTAAGGATAATAGGCAAAAAAAAATATTGTTTTTTGACGAAATGATTATTTTGCCTGACTAAAATTCTAACTCGAATGTAAAGGAAATTTTTTTATGTCTTATTTTAGTCTAAAAATGCCTTGATAATTAGATATATATAGGTAAATTGTTGTTTGTCCTGACCTGAAATATTTTAAACTTAACAACCATTTTGTAGAAATGGCGTATCATAAATTGTTCATTAATCAAAAACATTTTACTGATAAACTTATAAATTTTAATTGCAAACAACATGAAAATTACAATAAACATACTACTCACTTTTTTACTAACTACTTTTTTATTTTTAACATACACTAAAGCTCAAAATGTTGAAATTGATCAACTTTTCGGGAATTCTCATTTTTTGTTAGAGCAAATGGAAGATGTAGTTGTTGTCAGTATGGAAAAATCTCCTTGGGAGGCATTCACGCTAAGTTTAACTAATGGAAATTTTATTGAAAATTCTATTTGTAATATTCAATTCAAATCATTTGAAAACATAGATATCAGAGTCGATTTTAGTAATGGAAATACAATTTTTGAAGGAATCAAAGAAAGCATTGTTGGAATGGACAAGTTTCAAAATTTAGAATTCGACCTTTCTGATATTATTTCGAGCATTGATTACTCTTCAAATCCATACCTTATT comes from Bacteroidota bacterium and encodes:
- the rpoC gene encoding DNA-directed RNA polymerase subunit beta' → MAFRKENKVKNDFTKISIGLASPEEILEKSAGEVMKPETINYRTYKPERDGLFCERIFGPVKDFECHCGKYKRIRYKGIVCDRCGVEVTEKKVRRERMGHIGLVVPVAHIWYFKSLPNKIGYLLGLPTKKLDTIIYYERYVVINTGVKEADGVKYLDFLTEDEYLDILETLPKDNQLLDDSDPNKFIAKMGANALFELLSRIDLDALSYFLRDKANNETSQQRKNEALKRLQVVEAFRGSKKVNKPEWMIIKVVPVIPPELRPLVPLDGGRFATSDLNDLYRRVIIRNNRLKRLIEIKAPEVILRNEKRMLQESVDSLFDNSRKANAVKTDANRPLKSLSDSLKGKQGRFRQNLLGKRVDYSARSVIVVGPELLLHECGIPKDMAAELYKPFIIRKLIERGIVKTVKSAKKIVDRKDPVIWDVLENVLRGHPILLNRAPTLHRLGIQAFQPKLVEGKAIQLHPLVCTAFNADFDGDQMAVHLPLGNNAILEAQMLMLASHNILNPANGAPITVPSQDMVLGLYYITKEKRSTETEKVKGEGLVFYSPEEANISYNEGKVDLHAIVKVKIRELKDGIEVERLIETTVGRILFNESVPPEVGYINELLTKKSLRDIIGKVLKIAGTSATANFLDKIKSLGYKMAFKGGLSFNLDDILIPSDKQDMVNEGYDQVDEVLSNYNMGFITNNERYNQIIDIWTHTNARLTKTLMSRLSTDKQGFNSVYMMLDSGARGSKEQIRQLSGMRGLMAKPQKSGATGSEIIENPILANFKEGLSVLEYFISTHGARKGLADTALKTADAGYLTRRLVDVSQDVIIQDTDCGTLRGLNATALKNNEEIVESLYERILGRSTVHDVFNPLTNEKIVDAGIQITEEIAKLIEDSPVEQVEIRSVLTCESKKGVCAKCYGRNLATGRMVQRGEAVGVIAAQSIGEPGTQLTLRTFHVGGTASNITTESSIISRFDGIADIDELRTVEYVDDEENKFDIVIGRLAELRIIDKTTNVVLSTHFIPYGSKMFIKNGATVKKDEVICEWDPYNAVIISEASGFVDFEHMIEGITYKVESDEQTGLKEKVVVETRDRTKNPSVNIVSEDGEILKSYNLPVGAHVIVEERDAVRSGQILVKLPRATGKSGDITGGLPRVTELFEARNPSNPAVVSEIDGEVAFGKIKRGNRETIVTSKTGEVKKYLVSLSKQILVQANDYVKAGTPLSDGAITPADILAIKGPTKVQEYIVNEVQEVYRLQGVKINDKHFEVIVRQMMRKVNIVDPGDTKFLEKQIVDKWAFQEENDDIYGKKVISDPGDSILFKSGQIISARKLRDENSILRRKDLKLIESRDVVPATASQVLQGITRAALQTKSFMSAASFQETTKVLNEAAIRGKVDDLEGLKENVICGHLIPAGTGVREYNDIIVGSMEQYESLLGHAKQGDEDEPEEDIIE
- a CDS encoding phenylalanine--tRNA ligase subunit beta, which gives rise to MKISYNWVKQYADIELDVESVSEILTDTGLEVEGIEKFQSIKGGLEGIVIGEVKTCFKHPDADKLSLTTVDIGKDNLLNIVCGAPNVAAGQKVVVAGIGTTLFIGDDQIKLKKNKIRGQISEGMICAEDEIGLGTSHDGILVLDENAKVGELAKNYFKIENDTIFEIGLTPNRIDGASHYGTARDIVAFLKQTRKIDLVKPSVENFKIDNRNSKIEVFVENQGACPRYSGITISGLDVRESPDWLKNRLLSVNQKPINSVVDITNYVMLETGQPLHAFDAEKISGNKVIVKTLPNKAKFTTLDETERELSEQDLMICNEELGMCIAGVFGGIDSGVTEKTRDIFLESAHFNPAFVRRTSKLHNLNTDSSFRFERGSDPNNTIYALKRAALLIKELAGGKISSDIIDIYPEKIEPIQLKITYFNIWRLIGKSIQKNEIKKILESLDINILSENEEELNIEIPTYRVDVQREADVVEEILRIYGYNNIEISNHVNSSLQFAQKPDKENINNKVAEFLVSNGFNEMMANSLTKKDYYENIENFDSSKNVNISNPLSRDLNTMRRSLLFGGLEAIAYNSNRKKFDQNLFEFGFCYSKISDNFNEEIKKQFLEEEHLALFLSGNKTMASWNLKVEPTNIFYLKGYVEGILAKIGININAINIEEINNQFFNSGLNYSYQKKSIVEFGVVSKKLQKKFDLENEVFYADFHWNNIISSIGKNKILFTEIPKYPEVKRDLALLIDKNIKFEQIKNLAYKTERKLLQNVSLFDVYEGKQIADNKKSYAISFILQDMYKTLTDKQIDKIMKKFIFAFKNEFDAEIR
- a CDS encoding DUF3467 domain-containing protein, with translation MSDKNKPLPNQINIELSDEVAQGTYSNLAVITHSASEFVVDFVRIMPGIPKAKVKSRIVLSPENAKRLMLALNENVKKFESIHGPIKEVKQGGPAMPMNFGGPTAQA
- a CDS encoding site-specific DNA-methyltransferase, which gives rise to MELEKIYNEDCLITMRNIPDNFIDFIITSPPYDDIRNYNGYKFEFEKIACELFRVLKNGGIIVWVVADATIAGSESGTSFKQALYFKEIGFRLHDTMIYYKNNPMPQTGKRYHQHFEYMFVLSKGSPKTFNPLTEPTKYQGLANMKNRGQKGSLNYEKVERTTEKKVGNVFFYSIGGGISTKDKIAYNHPAIFPEKLVADQINTWTNESELIYDPFMGSGTTAKIAHILNRRWIGSEISKTYVEIAEKRLKLHTMNNLFTEK
- the fbaA gene encoding class II fructose-bisphosphate aldolase; its protein translation is MMNKIFNKVKAGVITGNDVQEVFKIAKENKFALPAVNVIGSHSANAVMEAAREVNSPVFIQVSNGGAVFFAGKGMNNENQKAAIFGGIAFAKHCHVIAEAYNVPVILHTDHAAKKLLPWIDGLLEAGEKHFAEYGKPLFSSHMLDLSEEPIEENIAICKEYLRRMDKIGMTLEIELGVTGGEEDGVDNTEVDNALLYTQPSEVAYAYEELSKVSNRFTIAASFGNVHGVYKPGNVKLTPKILKNSQEYIQEKYNTNHNEVNFVFHGGSGSSRKEIREAISYGVIKMNIDTDTQWAFWDGVRQYENKNHDYLQAQIGNPDGADKPNKKKYDPRAWVREGEKSMVERLKLAFEDLNCLDTL